The Colletes latitarsis isolate SP2378_abdomen chromosome 14, iyColLati1, whole genome shotgun sequence genome has a segment encoding these proteins:
- the Mta1-like gene encoding metastasis associated 1-like isoform X3, whose product MPMPAEYHENHGNHENANFALGATQDASNMTANMYRVGDYVYFETSSTSPYQIRRIEELNKTASGNVEAKVMCFFRRRDLPSTLIMLADKHQLASAEQQRSDSPASTQSQKLEIPDTTKEMTSKDGIGPKVMNKGGGKGGWLKAPLSEAQEPHGMEESVVGAGGVTELSSKQRHQMKHRELFLSRQVETMPATHIRVFDPAQRTLLADKGEIRVGSRYQADGIAPSPLTPAERESDPRRLQDLETLVWTPRHSLTDRQIDQFLVVSRSVGTFARALDCSSSVKQPSLHMSAAAASRDITLFHAMDTLHRHNYDVAKAMSSLVPSTGPVLCRDEMEEWSASEANLFEEALDKYGKDFADIRQDFLPWKTLKNVIEYYYMWKTTDRYVQQKRVKAVEAESKLKQVYIPNYNKPNPPTTAPSAATIVPLGNSNSNSNGKPASVLNGNSNGNMATDNTGMLMVGVGGKPCESCQVMQSPQWYAWGPSHMQCRLCQSCWTYWKKYGGLKVPSRIDDVDLERKRGSTGSDEESKGIGGAHRPHRCSIPSCGKEFKLKAHLSRHYASAHGVDLRGSGASGGGGGGSPRPVMKTRSAFYLRTSALARAARRLCAAQLRTRHAARAPHQPVNAAPLRHLCASPQLTSKSPAELRILARAVRPRPRPRVTDIATRLGDHPAPRQPGDWDWLALTAPAQRKEPDRVSFPKPPKAPDGSLLYERVPNKSEVDRLPVTPPQAQPSMQTQQTILKRTRPPFDEINGSDGFYSDVDWDEGIALSAGLPGGPPAKRAHHSQQLHPKHALEHTAPPVLPLAPPLNGRAAHPHTLPHGPPLSRSNARKQVISWMDAPDDVYFRASDQTKRLRRTLSSVELRRAARKPWRRLPAPLHPPHSQRAVRGDDMVVILD is encoded by the exons ATGCCGATGCCGGCCGAATACCACGAGAACCACGGTAAccacgagaacgctaatttCGCTCTCGGGGCCACACAGGACGCCAGCAACATGACGGCCAATATGTACCGGGTGGGAG ATTATGTATACTTTGAAACATCTTCCACATCTCCTTACCAGATTAGGAGGATAGAAGAATTAAATAAG ACGGCAAGTGGAAATGTTGAAGCTAAAGTCATGTGCTTCTTTAGGCGGAGGGATTTACCATCTACATTAATCATGCTTGCAGATAAACATCAAT TGGCAAGCGCGGAGCAGCAGAGGTCAGATTCCCCTGCAAGCACACAGAGTCAGAAACTCGAGATTCCAGATACTACTAAGGAAATGACTAGTAAAGATGGGATTGGGCCCAAAGTGATGAACAAAGGGGGCGGGAAGGGGGGCTGGCTGAAGGCCCCACTATCAGAGGCCCAAGAGCCTCATG GGATGGAAGAAAGTGTAGTAGGCGCTGGAGGAGTTACAGAATTAAGTTCTAAACAACGTCATCAAATGAAGCACAGAGAACTATTTCTATCGCGGCAAGTGGAAACAATGCCGGCAACACATATAAGAG TATTTGATCCTGCTCAACGTACTTTGCTTGCTGACAAAG GCGAAATTAGAGTAGGCAGTAGATATCAAGCTGATGGCATAGCGCCATCTCCGCTCACACCTGCTGAAAGGGAATCGGATCCTCGTAGGTTACAGGATTTAGAAACTTTGGTTTGGACACCGCGACATTCGCTAACAGATCGTCAGATTGATCAATTTCTCGTTGTCAGTAGATCCGTAGGCACATTCGCAAGAGCTTTAGATTGTTCATCTTCAGTTAAGCAGCCCTCTTTACATATGTCTGCAGCAGCTGCATCAAGAGACATTACTCTT TTTCATGCAATGGATACTTTGCACCGGCACAATTATGATGTTGCAAAAGCAATGTCATCTTTAGTGCCTAGTACAGGTCCAGTATTATGCAGAGACGAAATGGAAGAATGGAGTGCATCCGAAGCAAATCTTTTTGAAGAGGCCCTTGATAAATATGGGAAAGATTTTGCTGATATTCGTCAAGACTTT CTACCATGGAAGACATTAAAGAATgttattgaatattattatatgtGGAAGACAACGGATAGATACGTACAACAAAAAAGGGTAAAAGCTGTAGAAGCAGAGAGTAAATTAAAacaggtttatataccaaattaCAATAAACCAAACCCACCCACAACTGCACCTTCTGCAGCAACAATTGTACCTCTTGGTAACAGTAATAGCAACAGTAACGGAAAACCAGCCAGTGTTCTCAATGGCAATAGCAATGGCAATATGGCGACTGATAATACCGGAATGTTAATGGTCGGAGTTGGTGGTAAACCATGTGAAAGTTGTCAGGTTATGCAAAGTCCCCAATGGTATGCTTGGGGTCCGTCACATATGCAGTGTCGTCTGTGTCAGTCTTGTTGGACGTACTGGAAAAAGTACGGAGGTCTTAAG GTCCCATCGCGTATTGACGATGTCGACTTAGAAAGAAAAAGAGGCAGTACAGGCTCAGACGAGGAAAGTAAAGGAATTGGCGGTGCTCATAGACCGCATCGATGTAGTATTCCTTCTTGTGGTAAGGAATTCAAGCTCAAGGCGCATCTGAGTCGTCATTATGCAAGTGCTCATGGCGTTGATTTACGTGGAAGCGGAGCAAGTGGAGGCGGCGGTGGTGGATCTCCTAGACCTGTGATGAAAACTCGTTCTGCATTTTATTTACGTACTTCAGCTTTGGCACGTGCTGCACGAAGACTATGCGCAGCACAATTACGCACACGCCATGCAGCGCGAGCGCCCCATCAACCTGTAAATGCAGCACCGCTGCGACATCTTTGCGCTTCTCCTCAATTAACATCGAAAAGTCCTGCAGAGTTACGTATTTTAGCACGTGCTGTGCGACCGCGACCTCGTCCTCGCGTGACCGATATAGCAACACGTTTAGGCGATCATCCGGCTCCACGACAACCTGGTGATTGGGATTGGTTAGCCCTTACAGCACCGGCACAACGAAAAGAGCCTGATCGGGTATCTTTCCCTAAACCGCCAAAAGCGCCTG ATGGAAGCCTTTTGTATGAAAGGGTACCAAATAAATCCGAAGTGGATAGGTTGCCAGTAACTCCACCTCAGGCACAACCCAGTATGCAAACGCAACAAACAATATTAAAACGCACAAGACCTCCATTTGATGAGATCAATGGATCAGA TGGCTTCTACTCTGATGTGGATTGGGATGaag gTATTGCCCTAAGTGCAGGGCTCCCTGGTGGACCACCTGCAAAAAGAGCTCATCATTCTCAGCAGTTACATCCAAAGCACGCTTTGGAACACACTGCGCCTCCTGTTCTTCCATTAGCACCACCCCTAAATGGAAGAGCTGCTCATCCACATACCTTGCCTCATGGCCCTCCATTATCTAGAAGTAATGCACGTAAACAAGTTATTTCATGGATGGACGCGCCTGATGATGTTTATTTTCGCGCTTCAGATCAGACCAA AAGACTTAGAAGAACTCTTTCATCTGTAGAACTTCGACGAGCAGCGCGCAAACCGTGGCGTAGATTACCAGCTCCTTTACATCCTCCTCATTCACAGAGAGCAGTACGCGGTGATGACATGGTCGTCATCTTGGATTGA
- the Mta1-like gene encoding metastasis associated 1-like isoform X4, whose product MPMPAEYHENHGNHENANFALGATQDASNMTANMYRVGDYVYFETSSTSPYQIRRIEELNKTASGNVEAKVMCFFRRRDLPSTLIMLADKHQWMEESVVGAGGVTELSSKQRHQMKHRELFLSRQVETMPATHIRGKCCVTLLNETESLLSYLNKEDSFFYCLVFDPAQRTLLADKGEIRVGSRYQADGIAPSPLTPAERESDPRRLQDLETLVWTPRHSLTDRQIDQFLVVSRSVGTFARALDCSSSVKQPSLHMSAAAASRDITLFHAMDTLHRHNYDVAKAMSSLVPSTGPVLCRDEMEEWSASEANLFEEALDKYGKDFADIRQDFLPWKTLKNVIEYYYMWKTTDRYVQQKRVKAVEAESKLKQVYIPNYNKPNPPTTAPSAATIVPLGNSNSNSNGKPASVLNGNSNGNMATDNTGMLMVGVGGKPCESCQVMQSPQWYAWGPSHMQCRLCQSCWTYWKKYGGLKVPSRIDDVDLERKRGSTGSDEESKGIGGAHRPHRCSIPSCGKEFKLKAHLSRHYASAHGVDLRGSGASGGGGGGSPRPVMKTRSAFYLRTSALARAARRLCAAQLRTRHAARAPHQPVNAAPLRHLCASPQLTSKSPAELRILARAVRPRPRPRVTDIATRLGDHPAPRQPGDWDWLALTAPAQRKEPDRVSFPKPPKAPDGSLLYERVPNKSEVDRLPVTPPQAQPSMQTQQTILKRTRPPFDEINGSDGFYSDVDWDEGIALSAGLPGGPPAKRAHHSQQLHPKHALEHTAPPVLPLAPPLNGRAAHPHTLPHGPPLSRSNARKQVISWMDAPDDVYFRASDQTKRLRRTLSSVELRRAARKPWRRLPAPLHPPHSQRAVRGDDMVVILD is encoded by the exons ATGCCGATGCCGGCCGAATACCACGAGAACCACGGTAAccacgagaacgctaatttCGCTCTCGGGGCCACACAGGACGCCAGCAACATGACGGCCAATATGTACCGGGTGGGAG ATTATGTATACTTTGAAACATCTTCCACATCTCCTTACCAGATTAGGAGGATAGAAGAATTAAATAAG ACGGCAAGTGGAAATGTTGAAGCTAAAGTCATGTGCTTCTTTAGGCGGAGGGATTTACCATCTACATTAATCATGCTTGCAGATAAACATCAAT GGATGGAAGAAAGTGTAGTAGGCGCTGGAGGAGTTACAGAATTAAGTTCTAAACAACGTCATCAAATGAAGCACAGAGAACTATTTCTATCGCGGCAAGTGGAAACAATGCCGGCAACACATATAAGAGGCAAATGCTGTGTAACGTTGTTAAATGAAACAGAATCTCTACTAAGCTATTTAAACAAAGAAGATTCTTTCTTTTATTGTTTAGTATTTGATCCTGCTCAACGTACTTTGCTTGCTGACAAAG GCGAAATTAGAGTAGGCAGTAGATATCAAGCTGATGGCATAGCGCCATCTCCGCTCACACCTGCTGAAAGGGAATCGGATCCTCGTAGGTTACAGGATTTAGAAACTTTGGTTTGGACACCGCGACATTCGCTAACAGATCGTCAGATTGATCAATTTCTCGTTGTCAGTAGATCCGTAGGCACATTCGCAAGAGCTTTAGATTGTTCATCTTCAGTTAAGCAGCCCTCTTTACATATGTCTGCAGCAGCTGCATCAAGAGACATTACTCTT TTTCATGCAATGGATACTTTGCACCGGCACAATTATGATGTTGCAAAAGCAATGTCATCTTTAGTGCCTAGTACAGGTCCAGTATTATGCAGAGACGAAATGGAAGAATGGAGTGCATCCGAAGCAAATCTTTTTGAAGAGGCCCTTGATAAATATGGGAAAGATTTTGCTGATATTCGTCAAGACTTT CTACCATGGAAGACATTAAAGAATgttattgaatattattatatgtGGAAGACAACGGATAGATACGTACAACAAAAAAGGGTAAAAGCTGTAGAAGCAGAGAGTAAATTAAAacaggtttatataccaaattaCAATAAACCAAACCCACCCACAACTGCACCTTCTGCAGCAACAATTGTACCTCTTGGTAACAGTAATAGCAACAGTAACGGAAAACCAGCCAGTGTTCTCAATGGCAATAGCAATGGCAATATGGCGACTGATAATACCGGAATGTTAATGGTCGGAGTTGGTGGTAAACCATGTGAAAGTTGTCAGGTTATGCAAAGTCCCCAATGGTATGCTTGGGGTCCGTCACATATGCAGTGTCGTCTGTGTCAGTCTTGTTGGACGTACTGGAAAAAGTACGGAGGTCTTAAG GTCCCATCGCGTATTGACGATGTCGACTTAGAAAGAAAAAGAGGCAGTACAGGCTCAGACGAGGAAAGTAAAGGAATTGGCGGTGCTCATAGACCGCATCGATGTAGTATTCCTTCTTGTGGTAAGGAATTCAAGCTCAAGGCGCATCTGAGTCGTCATTATGCAAGTGCTCATGGCGTTGATTTACGTGGAAGCGGAGCAAGTGGAGGCGGCGGTGGTGGATCTCCTAGACCTGTGATGAAAACTCGTTCTGCATTTTATTTACGTACTTCAGCTTTGGCACGTGCTGCACGAAGACTATGCGCAGCACAATTACGCACACGCCATGCAGCGCGAGCGCCCCATCAACCTGTAAATGCAGCACCGCTGCGACATCTTTGCGCTTCTCCTCAATTAACATCGAAAAGTCCTGCAGAGTTACGTATTTTAGCACGTGCTGTGCGACCGCGACCTCGTCCTCGCGTGACCGATATAGCAACACGTTTAGGCGATCATCCGGCTCCACGACAACCTGGTGATTGGGATTGGTTAGCCCTTACAGCACCGGCACAACGAAAAGAGCCTGATCGGGTATCTTTCCCTAAACCGCCAAAAGCGCCTG ATGGAAGCCTTTTGTATGAAAGGGTACCAAATAAATCCGAAGTGGATAGGTTGCCAGTAACTCCACCTCAGGCACAACCCAGTATGCAAACGCAACAAACAATATTAAAACGCACAAGACCTCCATTTGATGAGATCAATGGATCAGA TGGCTTCTACTCTGATGTGGATTGGGATGaag gTATTGCCCTAAGTGCAGGGCTCCCTGGTGGACCACCTGCAAAAAGAGCTCATCATTCTCAGCAGTTACATCCAAAGCACGCTTTGGAACACACTGCGCCTCCTGTTCTTCCATTAGCACCACCCCTAAATGGAAGAGCTGCTCATCCACATACCTTGCCTCATGGCCCTCCATTATCTAGAAGTAATGCACGTAAACAAGTTATTTCATGGATGGACGCGCCTGATGATGTTTATTTTCGCGCTTCAGATCAGACCAA AAGACTTAGAAGAACTCTTTCATCTGTAGAACTTCGACGAGCAGCGCGCAAACCGTGGCGTAGATTACCAGCTCCTTTACATCCTCCTCATTCACAGAGAGCAGTACGCGGTGATGACATGGTCGTCATCTTGGATTGA
- the Mta1-like gene encoding metastasis associated 1-like isoform X1 yields the protein MPMPAEYHENHGNHENANFALGATQDASNMTANMYRVGDYVYFETSSTSPYQIRRIEELNKTASGNVEAKVMCFFRRRDLPSTLIMLADKHQLASAEQQRSDSPASTQSQKLEIPDTTKEMTSKDGIGPKVMNKGGGKGGWLKAPLSEAQEPHGMEESVVGAGGVTELSSKQRHQMKHRELFLSRQVETMPATHIRGKCCVTLLNETESLLSYLNKEDSFFYCLVFDPAQRTLLADKGEIRVGSRYQADGIAPSPLTPAERESDPRRLQDLETLVWTPRHSLTDRQIDQFLVVSRSVGTFARALDCSSSVKQPSLHMSAAAASRDITLFHAMDTLHRHNYDVAKAMSSLVPSTGPVLCRDEMEEWSASEANLFEEALDKYGKDFADIRQDFLPWKTLKNVIEYYYMWKTTDRYVQQKRVKAVEAESKLKQVYIPNYNKPNPPTTAPSAATIVPLGNSNSNSNGKPASVLNGNSNGNMATDNTGMLMVGVGGKPCESCQVMQSPQWYAWGPSHMQCRLCQSCWTYWKKYGGLKVPSRIDDVDLERKRGSTGSDEESKGIGGAHRPHRCSIPSCGKEFKLKAHLSRHYASAHGVDLRGSGASGGGGGGSPRPVMKTRSAFYLRTSALARAARRLCAAQLRTRHAARAPHQPVNAAPLRHLCASPQLTSKSPAELRILARAVRPRPRPRVTDIATRLGDHPAPRQPGDWDWLALTAPAQRKEPDRVSFPKPPKAPDGSLLYERVPNKSEVDRLPVTPPQAQPSMQTQQTILKRTRPPFDEINGSDGFYSDVDWDEGIALSAGLPGGPPAKRAHHSQQLHPKHALEHTAPPVLPLAPPLNGRAAHPHTLPHGPPLSRSNARKQVISWMDAPDDVYFRASDQTKRLRRTLSSVELRRAARKPWRRLPAPLHPPHSQRAVRGDDMVVILD from the exons ATGCCGATGCCGGCCGAATACCACGAGAACCACGGTAAccacgagaacgctaatttCGCTCTCGGGGCCACACAGGACGCCAGCAACATGACGGCCAATATGTACCGGGTGGGAG ATTATGTATACTTTGAAACATCTTCCACATCTCCTTACCAGATTAGGAGGATAGAAGAATTAAATAAG ACGGCAAGTGGAAATGTTGAAGCTAAAGTCATGTGCTTCTTTAGGCGGAGGGATTTACCATCTACATTAATCATGCTTGCAGATAAACATCAAT TGGCAAGCGCGGAGCAGCAGAGGTCAGATTCCCCTGCAAGCACACAGAGTCAGAAACTCGAGATTCCAGATACTACTAAGGAAATGACTAGTAAAGATGGGATTGGGCCCAAAGTGATGAACAAAGGGGGCGGGAAGGGGGGCTGGCTGAAGGCCCCACTATCAGAGGCCCAAGAGCCTCATG GGATGGAAGAAAGTGTAGTAGGCGCTGGAGGAGTTACAGAATTAAGTTCTAAACAACGTCATCAAATGAAGCACAGAGAACTATTTCTATCGCGGCAAGTGGAAACAATGCCGGCAACACATATAAGAGGCAAATGCTGTGTAACGTTGTTAAATGAAACAGAATCTCTACTAAGCTATTTAAACAAAGAAGATTCTTTCTTTTATTGTTTAGTATTTGATCCTGCTCAACGTACTTTGCTTGCTGACAAAG GCGAAATTAGAGTAGGCAGTAGATATCAAGCTGATGGCATAGCGCCATCTCCGCTCACACCTGCTGAAAGGGAATCGGATCCTCGTAGGTTACAGGATTTAGAAACTTTGGTTTGGACACCGCGACATTCGCTAACAGATCGTCAGATTGATCAATTTCTCGTTGTCAGTAGATCCGTAGGCACATTCGCAAGAGCTTTAGATTGTTCATCTTCAGTTAAGCAGCCCTCTTTACATATGTCTGCAGCAGCTGCATCAAGAGACATTACTCTT TTTCATGCAATGGATACTTTGCACCGGCACAATTATGATGTTGCAAAAGCAATGTCATCTTTAGTGCCTAGTACAGGTCCAGTATTATGCAGAGACGAAATGGAAGAATGGAGTGCATCCGAAGCAAATCTTTTTGAAGAGGCCCTTGATAAATATGGGAAAGATTTTGCTGATATTCGTCAAGACTTT CTACCATGGAAGACATTAAAGAATgttattgaatattattatatgtGGAAGACAACGGATAGATACGTACAACAAAAAAGGGTAAAAGCTGTAGAAGCAGAGAGTAAATTAAAacaggtttatataccaaattaCAATAAACCAAACCCACCCACAACTGCACCTTCTGCAGCAACAATTGTACCTCTTGGTAACAGTAATAGCAACAGTAACGGAAAACCAGCCAGTGTTCTCAATGGCAATAGCAATGGCAATATGGCGACTGATAATACCGGAATGTTAATGGTCGGAGTTGGTGGTAAACCATGTGAAAGTTGTCAGGTTATGCAAAGTCCCCAATGGTATGCTTGGGGTCCGTCACATATGCAGTGTCGTCTGTGTCAGTCTTGTTGGACGTACTGGAAAAAGTACGGAGGTCTTAAG GTCCCATCGCGTATTGACGATGTCGACTTAGAAAGAAAAAGAGGCAGTACAGGCTCAGACGAGGAAAGTAAAGGAATTGGCGGTGCTCATAGACCGCATCGATGTAGTATTCCTTCTTGTGGTAAGGAATTCAAGCTCAAGGCGCATCTGAGTCGTCATTATGCAAGTGCTCATGGCGTTGATTTACGTGGAAGCGGAGCAAGTGGAGGCGGCGGTGGTGGATCTCCTAGACCTGTGATGAAAACTCGTTCTGCATTTTATTTACGTACTTCAGCTTTGGCACGTGCTGCACGAAGACTATGCGCAGCACAATTACGCACACGCCATGCAGCGCGAGCGCCCCATCAACCTGTAAATGCAGCACCGCTGCGACATCTTTGCGCTTCTCCTCAATTAACATCGAAAAGTCCTGCAGAGTTACGTATTTTAGCACGTGCTGTGCGACCGCGACCTCGTCCTCGCGTGACCGATATAGCAACACGTTTAGGCGATCATCCGGCTCCACGACAACCTGGTGATTGGGATTGGTTAGCCCTTACAGCACCGGCACAACGAAAAGAGCCTGATCGGGTATCTTTCCCTAAACCGCCAAAAGCGCCTG ATGGAAGCCTTTTGTATGAAAGGGTACCAAATAAATCCGAAGTGGATAGGTTGCCAGTAACTCCACCTCAGGCACAACCCAGTATGCAAACGCAACAAACAATATTAAAACGCACAAGACCTCCATTTGATGAGATCAATGGATCAGA TGGCTTCTACTCTGATGTGGATTGGGATGaag gTATTGCCCTAAGTGCAGGGCTCCCTGGTGGACCACCTGCAAAAAGAGCTCATCATTCTCAGCAGTTACATCCAAAGCACGCTTTGGAACACACTGCGCCTCCTGTTCTTCCATTAGCACCACCCCTAAATGGAAGAGCTGCTCATCCACATACCTTGCCTCATGGCCCTCCATTATCTAGAAGTAATGCACGTAAACAAGTTATTTCATGGATGGACGCGCCTGATGATGTTTATTTTCGCGCTTCAGATCAGACCAA AAGACTTAGAAGAACTCTTTCATCTGTAGAACTTCGACGAGCAGCGCGCAAACCGTGGCGTAGATTACCAGCTCCTTTACATCCTCCTCATTCACAGAGAGCAGTACGCGGTGATGACATGGTCGTCATCTTGGATTGA
- the Mta1-like gene encoding metastasis associated 1-like isoform X2, whose protein sequence is MPMPAEYHENHGNHENANFALGATQDASNMTANMYRVGDYVYFETSSTSPYQIRRIEELNKTASGNVEAKVMCFFRRRDLPSTLIMLADKHQLASAEQQRSDSPASTQSQKLEIPDTTKEMTSKDGIGPKVMNKGGGKGGWLKAPLSEAQEPHGMEESVVGAGGVTELSSKQRHQMKHRELFLSRQVETMPATHIRGKCCVTLLNETESLLSYLNKEDSFFYCLVFDPAQRTLLADKGEIRVGSRYQADGIAPSPLTPAERESDPRRLQDLETLVWTPRHSLTDRQIDQFLVVSRSVGTFARALDCSSSVKQPSLHMSAAAASRDITLFHAMDTLHRHNYDVAKAMSSLVPSTGPVLCRDEMEEWSASEANLFEEALDKYGKDFADIRQDFLPWKTLKNVIEYYYMWKTTDRYVQQKRVKAVEAESKLKQVYIPNYNKPNPPTTAPSAATIVPLGNSNSNSNGKPASVLNGNSNGNMATDNTGMLMVGVGGKPCESCQVMQSPQWYAWGPSHMQCRLCQSCWTYWKKYGGLKVPSRIDDVDLERKRGSTGSDEESKGIGGAHRPHRCSIPSCGKEFKLKAHLSRHYASAHGVDLRGSGASGGGGGGSPRPVMKTRSAFYLRTSALARAARRLCAAQLRTRHAARAPHQPVNAAPLRHLCASPQLTSKSPAELRILARAVRPRPRPRVTDIATRLGDHPAPRQPGDWDWLALTAPAQRKEPDRVSFPKPPKAPDGSLLYERVPNKSEVDRLPVTPPQAQPSMQTQQTILKRTRPPFDEINGSDGIALSAGLPGGPPAKRAHHSQQLHPKHALEHTAPPVLPLAPPLNGRAAHPHTLPHGPPLSRSNARKQVISWMDAPDDVYFRASDQTKRLRRTLSSVELRRAARKPWRRLPAPLHPPHSQRAVRGDDMVVILD, encoded by the exons ATGCCGATGCCGGCCGAATACCACGAGAACCACGGTAAccacgagaacgctaatttCGCTCTCGGGGCCACACAGGACGCCAGCAACATGACGGCCAATATGTACCGGGTGGGAG ATTATGTATACTTTGAAACATCTTCCACATCTCCTTACCAGATTAGGAGGATAGAAGAATTAAATAAG ACGGCAAGTGGAAATGTTGAAGCTAAAGTCATGTGCTTCTTTAGGCGGAGGGATTTACCATCTACATTAATCATGCTTGCAGATAAACATCAAT TGGCAAGCGCGGAGCAGCAGAGGTCAGATTCCCCTGCAAGCACACAGAGTCAGAAACTCGAGATTCCAGATACTACTAAGGAAATGACTAGTAAAGATGGGATTGGGCCCAAAGTGATGAACAAAGGGGGCGGGAAGGGGGGCTGGCTGAAGGCCCCACTATCAGAGGCCCAAGAGCCTCATG GGATGGAAGAAAGTGTAGTAGGCGCTGGAGGAGTTACAGAATTAAGTTCTAAACAACGTCATCAAATGAAGCACAGAGAACTATTTCTATCGCGGCAAGTGGAAACAATGCCGGCAACACATATAAGAGGCAAATGCTGTGTAACGTTGTTAAATGAAACAGAATCTCTACTAAGCTATTTAAACAAAGAAGATTCTTTCTTTTATTGTTTAGTATTTGATCCTGCTCAACGTACTTTGCTTGCTGACAAAG GCGAAATTAGAGTAGGCAGTAGATATCAAGCTGATGGCATAGCGCCATCTCCGCTCACACCTGCTGAAAGGGAATCGGATCCTCGTAGGTTACAGGATTTAGAAACTTTGGTTTGGACACCGCGACATTCGCTAACAGATCGTCAGATTGATCAATTTCTCGTTGTCAGTAGATCCGTAGGCACATTCGCAAGAGCTTTAGATTGTTCATCTTCAGTTAAGCAGCCCTCTTTACATATGTCTGCAGCAGCTGCATCAAGAGACATTACTCTT TTTCATGCAATGGATACTTTGCACCGGCACAATTATGATGTTGCAAAAGCAATGTCATCTTTAGTGCCTAGTACAGGTCCAGTATTATGCAGAGACGAAATGGAAGAATGGAGTGCATCCGAAGCAAATCTTTTTGAAGAGGCCCTTGATAAATATGGGAAAGATTTTGCTGATATTCGTCAAGACTTT CTACCATGGAAGACATTAAAGAATgttattgaatattattatatgtGGAAGACAACGGATAGATACGTACAACAAAAAAGGGTAAAAGCTGTAGAAGCAGAGAGTAAATTAAAacaggtttatataccaaattaCAATAAACCAAACCCACCCACAACTGCACCTTCTGCAGCAACAATTGTACCTCTTGGTAACAGTAATAGCAACAGTAACGGAAAACCAGCCAGTGTTCTCAATGGCAATAGCAATGGCAATATGGCGACTGATAATACCGGAATGTTAATGGTCGGAGTTGGTGGTAAACCATGTGAAAGTTGTCAGGTTATGCAAAGTCCCCAATGGTATGCTTGGGGTCCGTCACATATGCAGTGTCGTCTGTGTCAGTCTTGTTGGACGTACTGGAAAAAGTACGGAGGTCTTAAG GTCCCATCGCGTATTGACGATGTCGACTTAGAAAGAAAAAGAGGCAGTACAGGCTCAGACGAGGAAAGTAAAGGAATTGGCGGTGCTCATAGACCGCATCGATGTAGTATTCCTTCTTGTGGTAAGGAATTCAAGCTCAAGGCGCATCTGAGTCGTCATTATGCAAGTGCTCATGGCGTTGATTTACGTGGAAGCGGAGCAAGTGGAGGCGGCGGTGGTGGATCTCCTAGACCTGTGATGAAAACTCGTTCTGCATTTTATTTACGTACTTCAGCTTTGGCACGTGCTGCACGAAGACTATGCGCAGCACAATTACGCACACGCCATGCAGCGCGAGCGCCCCATCAACCTGTAAATGCAGCACCGCTGCGACATCTTTGCGCTTCTCCTCAATTAACATCGAAAAGTCCTGCAGAGTTACGTATTTTAGCACGTGCTGTGCGACCGCGACCTCGTCCTCGCGTGACCGATATAGCAACACGTTTAGGCGATCATCCGGCTCCACGACAACCTGGTGATTGGGATTGGTTAGCCCTTACAGCACCGGCACAACGAAAAGAGCCTGATCGGGTATCTTTCCCTAAACCGCCAAAAGCGCCTG ATGGAAGCCTTTTGTATGAAAGGGTACCAAATAAATCCGAAGTGGATAGGTTGCCAGTAACTCCACCTCAGGCACAACCCAGTATGCAAACGCAACAAACAATATTAAAACGCACAAGACCTCCATTTGATGAGATCAATGGATCAGATG gTATTGCCCTAAGTGCAGGGCTCCCTGGTGGACCACCTGCAAAAAGAGCTCATCATTCTCAGCAGTTACATCCAAAGCACGCTTTGGAACACACTGCGCCTCCTGTTCTTCCATTAGCACCACCCCTAAATGGAAGAGCTGCTCATCCACATACCTTGCCTCATGGCCCTCCATTATCTAGAAGTAATGCACGTAAACAAGTTATTTCATGGATGGACGCGCCTGATGATGTTTATTTTCGCGCTTCAGATCAGACCAA AAGACTTAGAAGAACTCTTTCATCTGTAGAACTTCGACGAGCAGCGCGCAAACCGTGGCGTAGATTACCAGCTCCTTTACATCCTCCTCATTCACAGAGAGCAGTACGCGGTGATGACATGGTCGTCATCTTGGATTGA